The Bacteroidales bacterium nucleotide sequence GCTATGGGGCTGAATACCGATTTTGTAGATGCCATACCTACAGCTCTGATGAAGCCGCTGAGTGGAAGTGGCGCACGTGGAATGATGATAGATACGATGAAAACTTTTGGTGTTGACTCTTTTGCAGGTCGCTTGTCGTGTGTATTTCAAGGAGCTACCGATACTACTTTTTATATCATTGCTGTTTATTTTGGTTCTGTTGGAATTAAAAATACCCGTCATGCTATAGGGTGTGCTCTTATTGCAGACTTAGCGGGTGTGATAGCTGCAATTTTAGTTTCGTATTTATTTTTTCACTAAGCCATATAATAGCTTAAAACTCGTGTTGATATTTGTTCAAAAACTTGGCAAGTCCTCCCTCGGAGGTTTCGCGGTATATTTTGGGCAAATCGTGCCCTGTTCGTTTCATGGTTTCTACAACGGTATCGAAGCTTATTCTGTGCCGGCCATCGCCTAAAATGGCAAAAGCATTGTTGTCTAATGCTCGTGCTGCAGCAAAAGCATTTCGTTCTATGCAGGGTATTTGCACCAACCCGGCAACGGGGTCGCAGGTTAAGCCTAAATGATGTTCCAATCCCATTTCGGCACTGGTTTCGATTTGAAAAATTGAACCACCAAAAAGTTGTGTTGTGGCAGCCGATGCCATTGCACATGCAGTGCCTACTTCGCCTTGGCAACCTACTTCGGCACCTGAGATACTTGCATTTTTTTTAATAATTAGCCCGATAATGCCTGCTGTGGCTAAGGCCCTCAAGATTTTTTTATCTGAAAAACCATGTTCTGTTTTAAGATAATACAGAACCGAAGGGATTACTCCACTGCTTCCACAGGTCGGTGCGGTAACAACTTTACCACCACAAGCATTTTCCTCAGAAACAGCCAAAGCATAGGAGTATAACAAAGCTCGTTTTCGCATTGAACTCGTAAAACCATTTGCTTTAATATGAAAATTGGCTGCTTTACGTGGAAGTTTTAATACACCCGGTATAACACCTTCGTTTTCAAGCCCCCGTTGAATACACTCTTGCATAACAGCCCAAACTTCTGCTAAGTAATCCCAAATCTCATTGCTTTCAAACTGATCTACCATTTCCCAAATTTGAAGTCCGTTTTCGTGGCAATATTTTAAGATTGCATTCAAATTTTTAAAAGGATAAATATGGTTTATACTTTCAGCATCATCTTCTTCGCCCATAATGCTTCCACCGCCAATGCTATAGGCTTTCCATTGAACGACAGGTTCGTTGGTCTCGTTTAACGCTTCAAATTCCATAGCATTAGGATGTTTTTTTAAAAAAACGTCGGCACGCCAAACAATTTCGATAGGTTTACCTTTTTCGTCGAAAACATTTTTTATGGCAACATCGGTAAGGTGTCCCTTGCCAGTTGCTGCAAGACTTCCGTATAAGGTAACTCGATAGGCAGTGTAATTGGGATGTTTTTGAATAAATTGTTCGGCAGCTTTTCTGGGACCCATGGTATGGCTACTCGATGGACCATAACCAATTTTATAAATGGTTTTAATGCTTTCCATAAGGACTTGTTTTGAACAAAGCTAAGTAAATTAAAAGTAAAAACAAAACCGAAAAAAGTGAAGTTATATTTTTATTTTTTGACAATCATAAATTCTGTACGGCGATTAAGTGAACGTCCGGCTTCGGTATCGTTGGAGGCAACGGGTTTGGTCTCGCCAAAGCCTTTTGTAGCAGTGATGCGTTTGGGGTCTAAGCCATTTAAGATTAAATATTCGGCAACGGCTTTGGCTCTTTTTTCGGAAAGAATTAAGTTGCTGTTATCATCTCCTACATTGTCGGTATGTCCATGAATTTCAAAGCATACCGTTGGATTTTCGTTGAGGAATTCGAGAAAATTGTCCAATACCACTAAACTCGATTTTTCGAAAACTGCTGAATTGCTAGCAAAGTATATGTTGTTAATTTTTACAGTTTTACCTTCTTCAATGGGTTTTACTTCAAAGTTTACTTCAACGGGTTTATCTCTTTTGAGTTCATCGGCTTTTATGTAATTGGATGTAAAGGCATAGTCTTTTTTCTTAACCATCAAAATAAAATCGTCATTCGGTTTTTCAACGGGAATAACTACGGCATATTTACCGGTTAATTTATCGACCATTGCTTCGCTGGTTCGTTGTTCAGTAACATTTTTTATTACGACTTTAGCATCTTCGAGTGGATTACCTTCTTCGTCTTTTACCTGACCTTTATAGAAAACCACTTCGGTAGGACGAGCTTCGTTGTACAAGTCGAACGAATAAATATCATATCCTTTGGAATCGTTGAGTTTATTGGAAGAAAAGTATGCTTTTTTGCCATTAGTGCTGACAATAAAACCTATTTCGTCGTTTTCGGTATTGATAGGGTAGCCAATATTTTTAGGTTCTGACCATTTCCCATTGGGAAGCATTTTAGAGTAATAGATGTCGTATCCACCAACTCCGTAATGCCCATCCGATGAAAAATAGAGTGTTTTGGAGTCGCTATGAATATAAGGGCTTTTTTCGTTCCCGGGTGTGTTTATAATAGGTCCTAAATTTTTGGCAGGTAGCCAATTACCATTAGCATCTTGTTGAGACATCCATATATCGCTGGTTTGTGTTTCAGGGTTATCTAATTCAAAGCCAATATTGCCCGGACGGATGCTTGCAAAAAAGAGCATTTTACCGTCAGATGATATTGAAGGTTGACTTTCCCACGAACGACGTCCATTTATAGAAGCACCTAAATTGCGTAATTGACTCCAGCTACCGTCTTCGTAATCAGAAACCCAAATATCGCAATTGGGACCTTCGCAAATAGTAACATAAAGGTGGTTGTTGTCGATGGTGATGCTAACAGCTCCTTGGTTGTTGTTGGTATTTTGATTAAATGGTGCAGGCATGGGTTGGTTTGCCGAAAAAACTTCTTTGTTTTTGTCGCGAGTGGCTACTGTAAAAACATCGAATTTTTGAGTAGTACCAAGCTCGTTTACTTTATTTATGCGGTGGGTATAAAACATGAGTTCATCGTCGGGGCTTATGAGTGGCAGAAATTCATCATCGGGTCCGCTTACACCTTCTACTTTAATAGGATTAAAGGGAACTGGATGATTGATAAGGTCTAAATATACATCGATATGTTTCTTCATGTTTTGGGCTTCGGTTATTTGAGGAGAATTTTTGGCATTTGCTATAAATTTTTCGAGGTAAGGCTTAGCTTTATCGTATTTTTTTTCGTGGTAATAATAATATGCCGCTTCATAGCAGGCACGATAGTTGTCAATCGATGGGCACGCATCGGCAGCTTTAACATAATAATTGATAGCATTGTTTTTGTATTGGAGAGCAGAGTTACCATTTGTGGCTTGATTGCTTCGTTGCACATTAACATCGGCTAATATAAGATAGGCTTTGGCAAAGTTAGGGTCTTCGCGAACTGCTTCGGTCAATAGTTTATAGGCAAGCTCCGGATTCCTTTTTTGATAAGCTTCTTGCGATTGTTCAAAAAGCTTTTGGGCTTTTTTTTCGGGTTCGGGGCATTCTTGCGAAAAGCTTTTAAGCGTGCAAAGCAATGATATTACTACAACAATATTTGCAAGTTTTATTTTTTTTATCATTTTTATTTCTTTTTTGCTTCTTCAATCAGCTTGTCGCCTTTTTGTTTAGCTTCGTTTCTGATTTTGTCGGCTTCGGCTTTTGCTTGATTTACTTTGTTTTGCGATTCTTGTTGTGCTTTGGTTTCTATGTCCGAAGCTTTTTTGTCGGTTTCTTTGCGTATTTTATCTGCCGATTCTTTGGCTATTTTTTTAGCAATGGGACCTTTGCCTTCAGCTTCTTTTTCCAATTGTGCAGCTTTATCGTAGCCTTCTTTGCGAACTTGATCGGCAGTTGTTTTAGCTGTTTGAGTTATTTGATTGGCTGCATTTTGAGCTGCATTAACTAACTGAGTTGCTTTGGCATCGGCTTCTTTATATAATTTGTCGGCTTGTTCTTGAGCCTTACGAATTGCTTCGGCTTTAGCTTTATCTACTTCTTCGTTGATTTTTTGTGTAACTGCTTCTTTGACTGTTTCTACAGTATTTTGTGCCATGTCTTTTAAATTGAGTTTTATTTCGGGTTTGGTTAGGGTGCCGCCAATAAGACCTTTAACGGGAATTATATCGGGAGTTTTCAGATTTACGCCGTTTTGCTTTGCTAAACCCATCCATTGCCCAATAATTTCGTTGGCTTGACTGCCAAGTGCTTGTTTGGGAACGTTCATGAGCATATTGTAATGAAGTGTTTGGTCGAGGTTTTGGCTACCACTAAATTCAACAGGAATATTGCCCATTTTGGTTTTTACAGGTTCTATGGTAATATTGCCTTTTTCTATCTTGAATTGGATATTTAGGTTATCTAAGGTGAATTTTTCGTATTGTTTATTTTTCAAAAATTCAGCTATTTTTTGTCCTAAATCGCTGTTTTCAACCGTGATGTTTTTGGTACTTAATGTTCCTTCGGCATCTACGGTGTTCAGCATCGGATCCATAGTTTTGCTCATATTCAGGTGCATATCAATTCCCATAGATACTTTTCCCGAACATTTTTCGGCTATGGGAACCATCTTTTTAACGATGGTAAATGTGTTGTAGGTTTGTTTAATATCAATGTTGTCAATCTTTAGATTCATTTTAACATCGGGAAGAACATCGGTATAAGCATATTGGGCTGACATAGCCATAGAACCATCTAAGGTGTTGAATTTTAGATTTTCTAAGTTTAAGATACCTTCTTTCATGGTTATTTTACCAAGTGTTTGGGCGAGTTCTAAATTATCATAGAGCAATTGTTGGATAGTGGCTTGAAATGCAAAATCGATGTTTTTAGGAATAGAAGGAGCTTCTAATGCGGCAGTGTCGGCGGGCGTGGGAGTGGAAGTCGGAGCTTCGTCTGAACTTAAAAACTGATTGATGTTTAATGTTTTTGAATTGAGTTCAAACGAGCCTTTTAAAAGTTGGTCTTTGAATAAGTAAGCCATAAAGTTTTCGATTTTGCCTTTTAAATTTATGTCGCTTTGACCGATTTGCATTTGAAGGTTTTTCAAGTCGAAATATTTAGGCGATACTTCTGTTTGCATATCGGGTATAGCAACGGTATAGGGTAAATCGCTTGCTTTGTATTCAAAGTTTTGGAGTTTAAGGTAACCAAGTGCTTTAATGTCTTCGTATTTTTCGGCTTCTACTTGTGCCATATTGGTCTGGTATTCTATATCTATATCGGCAATTCCTTTCATGGTAACTCCTTGCATGGGGTAGAAGTTTTGAACCTGAGCTAAATCGAGTTTCCCCTTGATTGTTCCTTTTAAGTTGGCGTTTGATATGGGAGTGGAAACATAGAGAACTGCATCGAACGGATTGTTTGCCATATTCATATGGAATTTTTTCAAATCAATAATGGTGTGATCGGGGTTGCCATCTTTGTTGTCAACCGAGAGTTTAATGTTAATATCGTTTACCGAAGCAGGAAGGCTTGGATATTTAAAGCTTCCGTTGTCAACTTGTAAGTTTAAGTTGAAGCCGGGCATAAGGCTATCGTTGTATATACCTTTAACTTTTCCGTCGAATTTAACATTTCCGGTTGTTTTTACTTCTTTGAAATCTTGTAAATAAATAGCAGGAACCAACGATAATAGGGTTTTGAAATCGGTCTTTTCGGCAGCATAACGAATGTCGATGTCGATATCGTCTTTGGGCATGGCAACTTTACCATCGATTAAGAGTTTAAAATCGTTGATCGACAGTTCGTTTTTAGAGAAAGTAAATACGAAATTAGCAAGATCGGCATCTATTTCTGAAACAATTTTTACAACTGCTTTTTTTAAGTAGCTTATTCCATCGAAAGTAAAGTAAGAAGAGTCTATACTTGTTTCGGTTTTAAGTGTGGTGCGTTCATCGGTTAAATCGCCTTTGAGAAGAAAATGGAGATTTTGTGCAACAAACTTCATATTCATCGATTCGTCGTTGTAATTGATATTGGCTTCGTTTAACTCAACCTTTTTTAATGCTAAAGCAAAATGCGAGGTGGTGGTATCTTCGGTTTGTGTTGTATCGGTTGTTTCTTTAGCGATATCCCAGTTGGCTTTGCCATTTTTTAGTACAAGCAGATTTAACAAAGGTTGGTTAAGCACTATGCTTTTTATTTTAATTTGATCGCCAAAAACACTTATAAGGTCGAGCGAGGCGGTAAACTCGGGAAAATATGCCAGTGTGTCGCCTTCAAACTCGTTGGTGCCGACAACCGAAAGTTGATCAAGCTCAATGTATAAATTTGGAAATGTTTTGAAAATACCTATGCTGTAGTCTTTGAAATCTACTTTTGCATTTAAGTTGTTGTTTATTTCGTCTTTTACAAACTGAAGAATCTTATCCTTAAATATAAAGGGTAATACTATTATTAAAATAAGAAAAATCAGAAAACTGATTCCGCTGATTTTTAAGATTTTCTTTAACATAAGTCTCTGTTTATTTTTAAAGCGTAAAATTAACGAAAAAAATATGATTTTAGTTGGTGGGCTTGTTTAAATAATTTAAAAACTATGAGAAAATTTTCAACTTTAGTATGTAAAAATATTTGCTTGTTTATCGAAAATACACTCCTATAATACATTTGAAAATTGATTAAGTCTATATAGTATGTTAATGTAATGTATTGATAAACAAATATATGTTATATTAAATATGTAGTGTTGATATGGTTTTTAAAAAGTTTCTAATCTTTTTTCAGTTTTTTTTCATACCTTTAAGGCTACTAAAAAAAATGCTATGATATTGAAAATTGGCGATAAGGCACCTCATTTCGAGGGTATTGACCAAAATGGACAAACTATAACACTCGAACAATTTAAAGGCAAAAAACTAGTATTGTATTTTTATCCTAAAGATAATACACCGGGATGTACAGCCGAAGCCTGTAACCTTCGCGATAATTACAAAACATTTTTAGCCCAAGGTTATGCAGTTATTGGTGTAAGTGCCGATAGCATAAAATCGCATCTAAATTTTGCTCAGAAATACCAATTACCTTTTCCGCTTATTTCAGATCCCGATAAAAAAATATTAACAGCTTATCAAGCTTATGGCGAAAAGAAAATGTATGGTAAAGTAGTAATGGGTACTATTCGCAAAACATACATTATTGACGAAAATGGTATTATACAAGACATTATTGAAAAAGTAGATACTAAAAATCATTCTGAACAAATATTAAAATAAACATATTATGGAAAAAAAAGAAAAGCAAGAAAAACAAGAGAACTTAAAAGAAAAATTAAAAGCGTTACAGGCTACACTCGATAAAATTGAAAAAGATTATGGCAAAGGCTCTATTATGAAATTAGGTGATGAGAGCTTTGTTGCTGTCGATGTAATTCCTACAGGTAGCATTGGACTCGATGCCGCTTTAGGTATAGGTGGATATCCGAAGGGAAGAGTTGTTGAAATTTTTGGACCCGAATCATCTGGGAAAACTACCTTAGCCATTCATGCCATTGCTGAAGCCCAAAAATTGGGTGGCATAGCTGCTTATATTGATGCCGAACATGCTTTTGACCGAACTTATGCCGAAAAATTAGGCGTCGATTTAGATAATCTTTATATATCGCAGCCCGATAATGGTGAACAAGCTCTCGAAATAGCCGATAGCCTTATTCGAAGTGGTGCTATCGATATTATTGTAATAGATTCGGTTGCAGCACTTACACCCAAAGCTGAAATTGAAGGCGATATGGGCGATAGCAAAATGGGACTTCAGGCTCGTTTAATGTCGCAAGCATTGCGTAAATTAACCGCCAATATTAGCAAAACCAATACATGTTGCATTTTTATCAATCAATTACGCGATAAAATTGGCGTTATGTTTGGTAATCCCGAAACTACTACAGGTGGAAATGCTCTTAAATTTTATGCTTCTGTTCGTTTAGATATTCGTAAAATTAGCCAATTAAAAGAAGGCGAAGATGCTACGGGTAACCGTGTAAAAGTAAAAGTTGTTAAAAACAAAGTAGCTCCTCCATTTAAAAAAGCTGAGTTTGATATTATTTTTGGCGAAGGAATATCGCGTATCGGCGAAATAATCGACATCGGTGTTGAAAATAATATCATTAAGAAAAGTGGCTCATGGTTCTCGTATAACGATATTAAACTAGGTCAGGGACGTGATGCGGTTAAGCAGATTTTAACCGACAATACAGAATTAATGAACGAAATATCGGCTAAGATTAAAGAAATACTTACTGCCAAATAGAACTTTTTTCAATTTATTAACGAATGCGTAAAACTCAAAAAATGAGGGAAATAATTTATTTTCTTTTGATAAATCTATTAGTGTGGGAATGTACAAACAATGGTAATAAGTCTATTGACAAAAGCAATAAAGATACTCTAGGACTTATTGAGATATCACAGAAAATTCGCAAAAACCCTTTAAATGCTGAGTTATTTAACAAGCGAGCAGGTATTTATTGGCAATTACAACTTACCGATAGTGCCATAAACGATGCTAATATTGCATTGCGTTTAGATTCGATGAACGATGATTATGCCTTACAACTTGCTGAATATTATTTTAAGTCACTCAAAATTAACGAAGCAAGTGCTGTATTGCAAAATTTTTTAAAACGTAAGCCCGAAAGTTTAAAAGTACTTACTCGTATAGGTAAATATTATAGTTATTTAAAAGATTATAAAAAAGCTAAAGAATATATTGACAAAGCTTTGACTATTGACCCTCAATATGCCGATGCACATTTTATTAAAGGAGTTATACTTACTGAAACAAACCAGCCCAAAGAAGCTATTAAAGCGTTTATGGATGTTATTCAATTTAACCCCGATGATGCAGAAGCATATATGATGTTAGGCTTGTTAAATCAAGAACTTAACGATTCAATTGCATTGCAATATTACAGAACTGTTACTCGAATGCGTCCTAACGATCCCCAAGCATATTATAACATTGGTTTTTATTATCAAGAAAATAAAAATTATACAAAAGCACTCGAAACATATAATTATATTTTAAGGAACATTGATAAAAAATATTCTAATGCCTTTTTCAATCAAGGTTATATTTACATGATGTACTTAAAAGATTATGGTAAGGCAATGGCATACTTCGATTCTGTTATGCAATTGGAACCCAACAGGGTAGAAGCTGTATATAATAAAGGCTATTGTTATGAGTCGATTCACGATTATACTTCTGCACGTAGTATGTATATTAAAGCAAAATCATTGGTTCCAAATTACGAATTAGCTGTTGAAGCTTTAAATCGATTAGATCAAAAAAAATAATAAAAAAGTTATGAAAGCAGCATTATTTTTCTGTAGTTTATTATTAATGAGTTGGAGTTGTAACAAGCCTCAACCTTCAGAAGAAAAGTCATCTTCAACACAGGTGAATCTTTTTGATTCGTTGGCAAATCAAACGATCAACGAAACGAAGGTAACCCCAGAATTATTATGGAAATTTGGTCGTATTGGCGAATTTGATATATCGCCCGATGGCCAATGGGTAGTATATTCGGTAACACGCTATTCTATAGCGGCTAATAAAGGTTTTACCGATTTATTCGTTACAAATATAAATGGCGGTGAATCAAAACATCTAACTACTTTTGTCGGCAGTGAAATGAATCCTCGTTGGCGTCCCGATGGCAAAAAAATCGGTTTTATTGCAACTGAAAGCGGAAGCCCTCAAATGTGGGAAATTAACCCAGATGGTAGCGATGCAAAGCAAATATCAAATATTGCCGATGGTATCAATTCATTTGAATATAGCCCTAAAGGAGATAAAATTTACTATACCAAAGACGTCCAAATTAAGCCAACTTTACAAGAAATGTATCCCGACCTACCCAAAGCAAACGTATATATCGCGAATGAATTGATGTATAGGCATTGGGATCATTGGGAGGATGGGGCCTATAGCCACATATTTATTGCAGATAGAGTGGGTGATAGCTTAACCAATATGGTAGATATTATGAAGGGTGAACCATATGATAGCCCATTGTCGCCATATTTTGAAGCAAACGAAATATCGTGGAGTACCGATGGAAGTATGATTGCCTATACTTGTAAAAAACTTTCAGGTAAAGAATATGCAATTTCTACCAATAGTGATATTTATTTGTATAATTTGCAAACTAAAACTACTGTTAATTTGACCGAAGGAATGCCTGGTTATGATAAATATCCGGTTTTTTCACATAATGGTAAGTATTTAGCATGGATGAGCATGGCAACACCAGGTTATGAATCGGATAAAATGCGATTATTTGTTTATAATTTTAATACAAAAGAGAAAAAAGAACTTACTATTCAATTTGACCAGAATGCTACTGAATATCAATGGTCTTCTGACGATAAACAAATTTATTTTATTTCAGATATAAGAGGTACAAAACAAATTTATGTAGTTAATTTAGAAAATAGTTTTATTAAGCCCTTAACCTCGGGCATGCACGATATTACTGCCTTTAAGTTAGTAGCCAATACTTTAGTTGCGGCTAAAATGTCGCATCAAATGGCAACCGAATTATATAAAGTAAAAACCGAAAACGGTGCTTTACAAGCTTTAACTCAAGTAAATAAAAATATTTACGATAAAGTAGCGATGGGTGAATCGCGTGAGCATTGGGTAAAAACAGTAGATGGAAAGCAAATGTTAGTTTGGTTAATTTATCCTCCTCATTTTGATTCTACTAAAAAGTACCCGGCTATTCTTTATTGTCAAGGTGGACCTCAAAGCATGGTAAGCCAATTTTTTAGCTATCGTTGGAATTTTCAAATTATGGCAGCCAACGATTATATTATTGTAGCTCCTAACCGTCGTGGTTTACCAGGGTTTGGACAAGAATGGAATGCACAAATTTCAGGCGATTATGGTGGTTTAAATATGCAGGATTATTTATCGGCTATCGACGATGCTAAAAAATTGCCTTATGTCGATGCTGAACATTTAGGATGTGTAGGTGCTAGTTATGGTGGATTTTCGGTATATTGGTTAGCCGGACATCATCAAAAACGCTTTAAAGCATTTATAGCTCATTGCGGTATGTTTAATCTCGAAAGTCAATATGCAGAAACTGAGGAAGTATTTTTTACTAATCATGATTTAGGTGGACCATTTTGGGACAAAAACAATAAAATAGCTCAAAAATCGTATGCGAATAGTCCACATCGATTTGTACAAAACTGGGATACACCTATTATGATTATTTCAGGCGAAAACGATTTTAGAATTCCTTATACCGAAAGTTTGCAGGCTTTTAATACTGCACAATTACTTAATATACCAAGTAAATTATTAATCTTTCCCGAAGAGTCGCATTTTGTTTTAAAACCACAAAATAGTATTTTGTGGCAACGCGAATTTTTTGCTTGGCTCGACCAATGGCTTAAACCTAAAACGGTTCAATAAGGAGCAATAAAAAAGCCCCTTAATAGGGGCTTTTTTATTTTTTGCAAGTGCAAGATTATTTTTTCTTACCACCTTTTTTAGCTTCAGCAGCAGCGATAGAATCAGCTTGAGCTTTAGCAATGCTGTCTAAACGAGCTTGTTCAGCTTGAGCTTTAGCAATAGAATCTTTCATTAAAGAATCTTTCTTTAAAGAATCTAAACGAGCTTGTTCAGCAGCTTGTTCTTCTGCACTTGGGCCGCAGGCTACGAATGACATCATACCTGCAATCATTAAAAGACCAAATAACTTTTTCATAGGGTTTTAATTATTTTTAAAATTAATCGATGCAAAAATATATAGCTTTTTGATACAGTGTACACTTTCTTTAAAAAAAAATAAAAAAAATATTAACCATTGATTGTTAATTACTTAATAATATAATTTTCCCATTTTTGAATTAAATTTTTGAAGTCTGAGGGTAATTCTTTTTCAAAAAAAAGCATTTTTTTTGTCTTTGGATGAATAAAACCTAACGATTGAGCATGTAATGCAATACGCGGCATTATTTCAAAGCAGTTTTCAATGAATTGTTTAAATTTTGGACTATTACCAGATTTTATTATTTTATCGCCACCGTATTTGCTATCATTAAACAAAGGATGTTTAATATATTCGAAATGTGCACGTATTTGATGAGTTCTACCTGTTTCGAGTTTACATTCAATTAGGCTTACGTAGGTATAATCTTTTATGACTTTATAATGTGTAATAGCAGGTTTTCCATGGCTTTCATCAGTAAACACTGCCATTTTTTTACGATCTTTTAGCGACCTCCCAATATGACCCACAATCGTACCCTGAGCTTGATCGAATGTGCCCCATACCATAGCGATGTATGTTCGTTGTGTAGTTTTATCAAAAAACTGTTTGGCTAAATATGCATGAGCATAATCATTTTTAGCAACAACTAAAATTCCACTGGTATCTTTGTCTATACGATGAACTAAACCGGGACGAATGCTTTCGTTGTTGCTGAGTTCTTTGAAATGATATAATAAAGCATTAACTAATGTTCCATAATAATTGCCTTTTGCAGGATGAACGACCATTCCAGCTGGCTTATTGACCACTAAAAGGTCGTCGTCTTCATAAAGAATCTCTAAGGGAATATTTTCAGGAATAAGTTCATATTCGTTGGGCGGATAAGGTAATACAATCGAAATTTGATCATTGGGTTTTACTTTATAATTCGATTTTACAGGCTTGTTGTTTACTAAAATACAATTAGCTTCAGCAGCTTGTTGTATTCGGTTTCGCGA carries:
- a CDS encoding S9 family peptidase, whose amino-acid sequence is MKAALFFCSLLLMSWSCNKPQPSEEKSSSTQVNLFDSLANQTINETKVTPELLWKFGRIGEFDISPDGQWVVYSVTRYSIAANKGFTDLFVTNINGGESKHLTTFVGSEMNPRWRPDGKKIGFIATESGSPQMWEINPDGSDAKQISNIADGINSFEYSPKGDKIYYTKDVQIKPTLQEMYPDLPKANVYIANELMYRHWDHWEDGAYSHIFIADRVGDSLTNMVDIMKGEPYDSPLSPYFEANEISWSTDGSMIAYTCKKLSGKEYAISTNSDIYLYNLQTKTTVNLTEGMPGYDKYPVFSHNGKYLAWMSMATPGYESDKMRLFVYNFNTKEKKELTIQFDQNATEYQWSSDDKQIYFISDIRGTKQIYVVNLENSFIKPLTSGMHDITAFKLVANTLVAAKMSHQMATELYKVKTENGALQALTQVNKNIYDKVAMGESREHWVKTVDGKQMLVWLIYPPHFDSTKKYPAILYCQGGPQSMVSQFFSYRWNFQIMAANDYIIVAPNRRGLPGFGQEWNAQISGDYGGLNMQDYLSAIDDAKKLPYVDAEHLGCVGASYGGFSVYWLAGHHQKRFKAFIAHCGMFNLESQYAETEEVFFTNHDLGGPFWDKNNKIAQKSYANSPHRFVQNWDTPIMIISGENDFRIPYTESLQAFNTAQLLNIPSKLLIFPEESHFVLKPQNSILWQREFFAWLDQWLKPKTVQ
- a CDS encoding RluA family pseudouridine synthase → MIDEELDLDLSENEESTDLYEHHRIQVDKGQTPLRIDKFLVNRLNQVSRNRIQQAAEANCILVNNKPVKSNYKVKPNDQISIVLPYPPNEYELIPENIPLEILYEDDDLLVVNKPAGMVVHPAKGNYYGTLVNALLYHFKELSNNESIRPGLVHRIDKDTSGILVVAKNDYAHAYLAKQFFDKTTQRTYIAMVWGTFDQAQGTIVGHIGRSLKDRKKMAVFTDESHGKPAITHYKVIKDYTYVSLIECKLETGRTHQIRAHFEYIKHPLFNDSKYGGDKIIKSGNSPKFKQFIENCFEIMPRIALHAQSLGFIHPKTKKMLFFEKELPSDFKNLIQKWENYIIK